GGTGGTGGCGGGTGGTGGTGGACTGGTGATGGTGGCGGACGATGGTGGAATGGTGGTGGCGGGTGGTggtggactggtggtggtggcgagTGGGCGGTggtggactggtggtggtggcggctggTGGTTGTGACGGGCGGTGGTGGACTGGTGGTGCTGGCGGGTGGTGATTGCGACGGGCCGTGGTGGAGGTGGTGTTCCGGTGGTGGGGTACTAGTGGTAGTGGCGGTTGGTAAGTGGTGGTGATTTTGAAATGGTAGATTCAAATTTTTGTTATAGTTTTAAATAAAGAAACATATTATATGAGTgtgggtattaaggtaatctaatttttaaTGGAAAAGGTTTTTAAATGATAGGGGTATATTTATTTTTGTGTAATGGTATATTTGTTGGGGTCAAAACTAAGAGTATTTAACAAATTTACCCTTTTATTATTAGGTGGATCGGTATTTGTGGGGGGTTTTGTGATGTCCTAGATTTATGATTATATTTAAGATCTAACATTGCTTATATACTCCTAAATTTCGGGTTTTCATATGGCGGATAATGCACTAGGGTATTGGATGTGAAAGCATATCAACAAATTCATCAATCAGGTGGATCCTATAATTGTTAATCCTTTGTAGACAAGATGAAAGCATATAACGCCTACTTATGTACTGTCAAAGAGCCAGGGCTATTTGGTCAATTTGCGTCTCGTTGGATATACATACTGAAAATTATTACTATTTGGTATGTCAAGGACTTAATTACTGGATGGCTTCACATTAATGACAAATTCACGAGGTTTTACATTGATGCTAACACTTTATGGGGGATTTGGAAGTCGTGGAATTTGAAAATCTTTGAGAACCAAACTCAACTTATTCATCAAGTTCTTTGTGAATCCAATATGTTATTCAGAGATTACTACTTGCCCGAAGAACAACCATAGAATGAGCTTATGATTCCAAATGAGACGGTCGATCAATGGACTCCTCCACCTACGGAAGTCATTAAGCTAAATTTCGATACAACTATGAAGGATTTCAAGTCTTTTGCAGTTGTAGTTGCAAGGACTTCATAGGCAAGTATTGAAGTTGTTGCGTCTACCATCAATAACCAAAATGAACCGCTGGTAGCTGAAACACAAGGAGCTCTACTAGCACTTAAACTGGACAATAGACTACAGTTGGATAAGATCATAATCGAGGGGTTTGCTTTCAATTAATCAAGCTATTGAAGCATGAAACTTCTATGAAATTCTAACTCTCTTGTAAGAGTTCAGTTCATTAACTTGTTCATTTTCTGAACGAGATGTTGATAGTCTAGTTCACAGTCTTGCCAAATACTCTTTACACCAAGATACTTATATTTGGTGGACTTCTCCAACACCCCCTGTTTGTTGGATATTTTTCAACAAACCCTTGAATGGTAGGCATCTAGGCTGTTCCCGGGGTGCGACCTGCCCGGTCAGGTCGCTGGGGTCTAGAGGGCAAGGGACCCCCTGCAGAGTGCGAGACAGCGTCTCGTTGGAAATTTTCTGTTATAGGGTTTCTATTATCAGTTATAAAAACTGAACAGAAATCTCGTTTCAGCAATGGACGCATTGAAGGAAGAGACGCGCCTGTTCACTCTGAAAAGATGCCTGTAGAGATGAAGAGTCATCTCCAAAGGGTGTGATTTCCTCTTTAAATATGAGACTTGTTTTCCATTCAAAATAACATCTCAACTCTCTATGTTTTctttcttacaagcatcatcagaaacaaaaccaATGTGTTCCTGGAATTGGATCAAGGtcgtacaagctttgaatccaacacTATTGTGGGGCTTCAATTATCCTGACGGCGATATTCATCACCAATTCAACTGGGAAAAggtcgaataattgtcgaaaagaatctttcattagagccttgaaccctaatacaacattcttttctttaCCCTGTTTCAGTGTaaattttccaacaatgtttacATCGATCAACTAGTTGCGGattaatttcttctccttcttttttaccttcttttttttgttttttctttagtttttgtgTTCTCTGTTGTATGATGCAGGCTTGGTTCTTCCATGGAAAATCATCACCGTTCCCAACGTTCGGATTTTCACTTTTCTTTTTATACCTGTAAAAATTCATATTTATCATCAATTTCCAACGACCATAATGCCTGCACATACTCATATTTATTTTCAAATTCCAACAACCACAACAGACAACATGTTCAAACAAAAAATGGGTGGAGGAAAAAGTGAATGGTGCAACAATTCAAGTGAGGCAAGCAGCAGCAGTGTAGTTGGTGGATCAAGCAGCATCAACATCATTTATTGTTTATGTGAGATTGGAATGCATGATCCTATTTCTTGTCCATGGATATATTCAAGGTGTAATAATGTACCTTGCAATGGAGTGAGAAAGTTGTTGAAATCTCAAACTGAAGATCATCCTGCTGAGAAGTTCTTGAGATGCTCAGTCTGCTCATATTTTGAGTGGTTTGCAGATGCCACAAACCAAAAAACAGCAATGAAAGTTCAACTCCCAACACCACATTCCTGCTTTGCTTGTTGTGACAAGAGTCATATGCACAGCAATTGTCCATGGAAGAACCAAGCCtgcaagaagaagaagtgtaaggGAACTGTGATGATTTTCTTCTGCCAGAATGCACACAACTATAACATTGCTTGCCTCAAATGCTCCAACTGTCTTGATTTTCAATGGTTGTATGATGCTGTCTTCAATGCAGCTAGATCCAATGTAAAAGAAACATCCCTGAAAATGACAGAATTATGCAAGGAAATAGCAGATCTACAAATGTAATGAGCTACTTTAAATAAAAAGAAACTTTCATGATTATGACACCATCAAATAACATAGAATATTAACATACATTAAGACCATAACATCTGACACTTGCATAAATAAAAAGACTCACATCTCTAAGACTTGTTATACTTGCAATTAACTTTGATCCTTTCTTTGTCATTAGGCTCCAACTTGTACTGAAACTTTTTCTTCACTGCATATGCCCTTAAGTGCATCTTAAAGTCTTTCCTATCCATAAATTCCATCACTACAAACATGGTATCAACATCCACAAACTCCTCAGCATCTCCAGTGTCATCATCAAAAGAAGATGATCTTTCAGCAGCTTCTACATGTGGCCCCCAAACTTGCTCATACTGGTTGATCCAAACTGTGTTCTGACCAGCATCCTCTGCAACTCCTTGGACTGATAAGGTACCTTCATCTTCAGAATCACTGCTACTAGAACTATCACCACTGTCAGTATCAGATGCTACAATAGACAATGCTTTTCCTTTTGGTTCAcactcctcaacaccaccacaatTGTTGTCATTGTGGGCTTCAGTTATAACCAAATGCAGACAAGTTAAAATGCATTTAATCAAAAAAATGCATACAAGTTCAAATGAATTTAATATAAACAGAGAGAGCGATAGAAATCATACCTGCATTTCCCTTTTACTTATATTGTTCCGGATGTATGAAATCAAAGGAGTCTAATCCACCAAAATAGTTGTTCACAAAGTCAGTATAAACTTCAATACCCATTTGTGCATCATCAGCAACTGGACTTCTACAGTCATCAATGGGATGACacatatcttctttaatatttgtgagttgtatgttttcatactccaaCTCAGCCTGTCTTGATTCCAATGATATTTCTCCATCCACAAcctcaacatcatccacattaaCAAATAAATTCTTACCATGGACAGTACCCAAACTACCAGCAATTGACTTCTTCAACATCCTAGGACTTCTTCTTAGTAACTTAGGTAACTTACTATAGATAATCCTCTTCTTAGGTGTTAAAAAAAAGGATGGGTCAATACTCACTGGTGTTGCATCTCTTTCAATATGTAGTCTTGATATACTCTGCACCTTCTCAGGGGTCATCATAAGACTCTTTGAAACTGAAACACAAGAGGATGAAGGGCATTCATCACTAAGAGGCACTTTCCTGTGGGTAACACTCATGTAGAGATAAATGTATCCATCATCTTCAACCACTGCTTTGTCCCACGTCTCAAAGAATTCTTCATTATTACCAATATAGAAAGGGTCTGTGTCACTGAACCAGGTCAGACTAACCTTCTTAATAGGGGGTAACTGATATGCAGCATGAACAACAACATTAAAACCATTCAATCCACCACAATTCACACTTACATTATCAAAATACCTAATCTTATTTGTATCATTTTCTTCAACCCTAAAGCTTCTAACTGGGTTCTTCACATACTTCCTGCAATACACATAATCAAATTCAAAATATAAGTATGTGACTAGTAACAGATAACATATCTAATTTTCCTCAATTAGGGGTCACTAAATTTACAGACAAAATACCAAATTACTGAATTGATTTGTAGCAGATAACATAACAACAGTCctcaattagggtttactaaattgatttgtaaaATACCAAATTACTGAATTTGTAAAATACCCAattttgagaaattagggtttataaaagttGAAAAAATCGACCAGTTAGGGTTACTGAAATCTAATGTGAAATTGACAGTTTATGGTTATGAATACCAACCTCATTATGTTCGCGTACATAGTGATGAAATCTTGTAATAAAACCACCACCGTTTGACCACCGTTTTACCTTCTTTGATCTCTAATCTTCACGAATAAGCACTGAAGATGTATAAAAAACCATTAACCCTACCAGCCTAATCTAGTGATGATCTGTTTGCGACATAAACCACTGAAAATCTCAAGTTTTCGAGTGTATCGCCATTTCTTCAGAGAgtttagagagagagagatgacTGAGACGAAATGAAATGACTTTGCCTCATTGCCTGAACCCTAAACTGTTATAGGTCGAGTGTTCCAACTTCTGATCCTATCCGTCTGTTTCATTTCGAGATGCATCAATCGTAAGATGTATGGTGGTAGATCTAAATTCATTAGGTTAAGGAGATACTCTAGGACCATAATCTTGGCCGTATATTTAGTCATCGAGATGACTTTGTATGAGATATACGGTGCTAGATTTAACACGGTCTGGTAAAAGGCAAACTCGTCAAATTACCAGTGCATTTAATTCTGCACCAGTGGGACTCAGTGAGATAACCTTGCTTTTAACGGAAGTAGGATCATCTTGTCAATGATTTGTAATAGAaggatgcttttgcaaaccggaTCTTAATACTGTGACTATTTTTTAATTTGCCCTTAATTTTATCGATTGATTCAAATTATTAATTATGACATGGATTATTTCTAAATAATTTCTCATGGACAAGGTCAGCCCTTTGTAATGTATTAGAAGGAAAAGAACAAATACATTCCTTGAGTGTTCTCTATGAAAGAAAATATCTGTAAACCAAACAAACATTTACGGTCGACCTACTAATTCCAAATCTTTTCGGTGCTTCATTTCAATGTTTGACACCAATAATACCATCCATCTGTGCTTACTTATTGCATGTAGCTGGCCGCTGGTTACTTTTGAACCAATCAAAGCTACGATATTTATAAGAACACAAATATCAGGCCCTTTATATATACATAGAACTTTCCTTTTTGACTTTTGACATTCTTTGGGTGGTGAAGTCGTAAATAGTTGCTATAAGGAGGTCTTTTGGTTATTTAGCCCAGAAAAATATCTGCCCCACCATACCTTAGTCGTTGTCAAATTCCTTGCACAAAGAACGAGATATTTTCCGCTTTTGTACAGGGCACCTCCTTGCAGCTGAGCTAGAAAAATAAAGATATTCGGCTGTTGCCCATAAATACATTGACACCTACGTGGTGGTAAAAGAGTTGAGTGTTTACCGCGATAAGAGGAAGATAGTAAATATCCTGTACCAGTGGATGCTAAAATACTAAGAAAATGAACGTTTGAAACCACGATATGCAGAGGATTATTGGTGTTCTGGCATGATACAGATGAACGTTGCAAGGTTCTATATTGTCGAGTGTTCAAAATCAATTACCACATTGAAGCTGCAATGAAATACTGCTAGGAAAGTTATAGCGGGTGTGAATATGTATTTAGAAATAACTTTTTAACTTATAAGAAGTTATTTTGGTCAAAAATTTCTGAACGACTTCTAAAAGCAGAAAAATCGACCTTTTGCTTCTCGCTTCTAGAAAAGCTGAAGCGTTTTTTCTTCCGACATCGGAACACATTATTAATGTACATCTCTAGCAAACCCCATTTCGATGTGTATCCCACCACTAGCTAGAATATGGTGGGAAGAAAGAACAACTTAGTCATCAACAGAAATCTTGGAGGCAAAGGATATTCTTACGATAAACATCTGCACCGTTACTATGGAAATGAGCTGGTTTCCTTGCTTTCTATCATACTTTACTGCTTTTATTTGAAAACAAACTGACTTGATTACATTTTATAACTTAAAATTATGACTTCTTAAACCGAAAGAACAATTTCTTAACCCCTTTTGATTAACAAAATATTATTTATATCTCATTTCTAGGATTACTTCTACATTATTCAAATTTCTGTActcccccaccaccaccaccaccaccaagtaGAGTGAATTCTAAGTCAGCAATTACACACTGTAgtttttgctcacctcaacagaAATATCTTCTGTTTCTAAAATTAGAAGTTTCACAAGTAAAAAAATCCAAAAGTGCTGTTTAGCTTCAAACAGTCATATCATCAAACACGTGCCGTATGGTCATTTGCTCGATACATTACACAAGACAAAATAAAGCAGTGGACAGATATTTAATAGCcctttatcattttaatcaatctGATCAACTGTGGGTCCCGAATATAAAACACTAACGTGTCTAAATAATATACGTACACATGAACAAAATCAGGTATAGCGTGATGTAGGATGGCAGAACCCAAAAAATATCAGCGGAGATGATAATCATGTTGATATAACAAGTACGTGGCAAGGAATAGTAGTCCAAGGTGTATATAATATAATATGGCGTAGCTGTATCATAAAAATATCTGCTCGAAAATATCTTCGGTAAGCCCACGgaataaatcaaaatcaaaaccagcACCTCCTTCTCTCCTTTTCTTGGAGGTTGTAGTATAAGATCTCTATTATTACCATCTCATCAACAACTACAACAAAGTACCAAAAATCTTCGAAAACTCtgagatattttcttttttttcctgcgTTAGGGTTTGATATTATTGGATCGATATGGAGAtgcgacaacaacaacaaccaggaAGGAGAAGATCAATGGAAGATCATCTGTGTGGGTTGTGGACAAATGAGAAACATGTTAATTTCTTAAACTGGATGGAAGATTCATTTGTTAGAACAATGCTTATTGATCATCGTAACAATAATTATACATAtagaaataatgataataataataataagaacagTGATTCTCGTACACATCAACTTATACCTCTGGATAGATTTCTTCCTGATAGTTCTGAGTCTACTCGGGATTTAAGACGGCAACACCACAACAAAATCACCACCACTACTAAATATTCAGGTACACAAATGAGATTCTTAAggtttttcatatatatttatgcgAATTATGATTTCAggataaaaaaaatatgatgtTGCAAACGAGAATGAGATGATGATCATGTTGATGGCGCATGTTAGAGTTAGTTACATGGTTACCTAAGCTTGAAATGATTTTTAATGACGAAAGTGCCCTTGAGATATTTTTCTTGGAAAAGTTATTGCTTGCAGAATAATAAGTTTGTGAGTTGTTTTTAAAAATCGTTGTTCTGCCTTTTTGTTTTTGCAGTAGTAGATGCGGATCCAGATACAGCGACTTCTGCAAGGGAGGATGAGGAAATGACGTGTTTATCTTTAAGACCCTACGATTCATCTGCATCATCACCAAATGATCAGGTACAAAGGCACTCCTCATTTACAGCAGAAAAATGATAATCCAGAGTCAGTCCTGTAACCTTTACCGATCCGAGTTCGGAGAATTATCAATATACACGAGGCTTGCCTTTTTATCGTTACACAGTCATGTAGAGGCCGAGGGGGCTAATGCCCCGACCTCCAACATACATTTGCTTAACATGAACACGCATAACACCGTTATAAGATATATTCATAATGCATACTCTACATATAACTGTAAACAATATCAACgggctttttttttttaagtcgtCTTCGGGGACTTTGTGATGAACACGATTCTGTTTccaactcccagttgtttgagtttGGGTTGAATTGAGCTATACATGTAATTTGGATTGAGTGGTTTAGGATTTGTAACATCAGGTGAAGCTATATCACGTAAAGCATTGGAACAGTATTCTACAATAATGCACATGAAAAAGATAATGAGATATTATCCGTTGGATTATAAaaatattcattttatttttgttgttataGGTGGTCCCGCAATTTGGTATGATAAAGGccggtggtggtgttgatgatgatgatgatgatgatgataagatggtagaagaggaagaagaggaagagaagaaaggaTAAGCATTAAGTTGCTGTACCAACAAACAACAAAACCAACAGCTATTGAGTCAGTCAGAGGTTACTTTCGGATTCGATTAAATTTAGAGAAAGAGAGAACTAATTAAGGTCCCattttattaaaattaaaaataaatggaATTATTAATTGAGATTTTAATAGTAGTGAATTATTTTAATCAGTGATGATACACGTACCGCGAGTCATCCCGCGGATCAAACCTGACGATGGAGAGGGGAGCGATTCTAGTACTAGGATTGGTAGCGGGCTAGGGTTGGGAAATGGGGGCTACTCCCCTCCTCACACTGGATCAGCCGCGGTagcttaatcattttcgtatTTTAATTAGGCTTCCAAACTAATTGAGCAATTGTAATTTGTTAAtgaaagattattttttttctttttgtttgctagatggAAATCTAGTACTACTATCGAGTGATAATGACAATGTGGTTTCATTATTATTTCTTGTTAGATAGTTTAGAATAAATGTCCTGTGCTTAATAAGTACTAGTACTTTAAAATGATGGTCACCGAATAGTGGTTGAAGTTGGAAACATTTCAGAATTTTCAGATATTTTTTTGGCAAGACTATATGGTTTGAACTTTGAAGGACTAATTATAATACAGGCAGTGGACTTGGTTGAATCGATAAATATCTGAGATTTTTGCTTGTTGCCGACTTTATATCAATTTATCAAGCCATTAACTAGAAAATGTTTTTACAGTGTTCAATCATCAGGAAGATAGCTTCCAATTTTAGTCACTACTTATTTTAGGTTATTAGCTAGCATGGTTGATTACCGTATTATCATGAGTTAAGAAACGAGTTTATATCCATGTTGTTATTTCTTATTAACACTTAAATTTTTTAGAATCGACGAGTCTCTGATATAGGTCATCGGTATCATCACCCAGTAATATTATCATTCTCGTATAATGTATCATGACCCGATAACATTATCGCTATCCGTGGGTGATATTGGTAAATGCAGATTTCAAACTGTTTGGGCCTTGGCCATGTTTATTAGAGAGATACTAAATACCAACACTCAAGGTGGTCACATCCTTGATTAAAGACTCGATTAGACCAAATGGATAATTGTGCATGTATCACATTCAATAAGCAATGACCGAGTACAACATCCTCAAAGACTATATCAGAGACATGCTGGGTCAAGATTGGGCGTCTCAATATTTCGACAATATCTTTACCAAAATCCTTTGCCGTCCATCCGTCCTGTTGGCATGACAACTCTCATATATGCACGGAAAGATGCGGTCTTACACTTTAACAGCTTGGCTTTGGCCGTGTCCATTTATAGGGATATATCATACTGTATGacacttttttttaattttcatgatattcttttttttttttgatgggaaaGATCATATATTAACTAGCAAATATAGTATAAAAGATTTACAAgatcatttttatcaaaaacattagaaTCTATGCTACATTTATAAACTTTCTGGTGCAGGTTATCTGACATGTGTCGTAGCTTTTTAATCCTTGCCTCCTTGGCAATGTAGTCCGCTGCTGAGTTATTCTTCCTCTTAATATATTTCACTCTAGCTTGAGGTAGACCGCCCAAGATTATCTTTATTTCTTGCAAGGTGCTTTCCGCTGTCCACGAAGAATCTGCACTTACCTTGTTTATATTGTCTGTCAACGCTTTGCAGTCAGTTACTATGAAAAcacttgataaaatattttcttttaaacatGTAACTGCCTTTAATAAAAAATTTGCTTCTGCGTGGAAAGTTGACGTAGCCCACTCCGAACCCGCAGATAGGTGCATGAAAGACTCTTCATCTGCTAAATATAGAATGAAAGCATATCCCATCGATAAATTCTCTTTCTTAAAGGAAGCATCAATGAAAATTATCCAATCCGAGTTTAGGTTGGACCAAGAGTAATTGGTTGagattttcttttgagttttcaTATCACTTTGAAGGGTATTTGACGGGGAGGATTGTAAGAAACTATTGATTTGCCCTGTTAAATTGATTGGGTCTGGGTTTATTTTCTCAAAGACTACCGAGCATCTgtatttccagatgaaccagaGTATGGTGGAAATTTTTACCTGAAGATGGCTCAAGTTAGTTTCCGTAATCCACCATTCAATCGAGGAAATAATTGTGATAGAATTGTAACTTGAGATTATATTATTGAGGGAGAGACCAAACCAAACTGATCTTGCAAACGGACACTCGCATAAGAGATGAAGTTCTGTTTCTTGCGCTTGATTGTTACATAACTGGAAAATAGAGTCGATATCTGGATTATGAGCACCTAGTCCAGCAGATGTTGGAAGTACTTTTTGTGATAGTTTCCAGATGAAAAGTCTTATTCTTGGAATTGCTTGGATTCTTCAAATCTTATTCCATGGGAAATCTAGGCTGTCATTATTATCTTGATCCTGATTGGCTAGAAAGTTATAAATATTCTTGGACGTGAATTTTCCTGAGTGATGATGCCTCCGTCTAATGATGTCTTGCTCTTGCTTCCTTGGATTTATAGCTTGAATTTTTTCCCTATCCTATGAATAAAAGAATTGGTTTAGCTTTTCTTGATCCCACTTATTCTGATCCGTTATTAGCTCTTGAACTCTTGGTTGTGTCTGATCTTGAGAGCTGGGGACTTTATGGCCTATATCCGTGCTAGGAATCCTTATGTCTTCCCAATTTTTTTACCGAAGCTCCGTTTTGACTTGCCAAACAAATTTCTTGTTATTAGCTCTAAACCATTTTGTATGCTGGTCCAAATCCAAGACAGTTTCGAGGTTCTGGAATCTTCTAAAGGGTGTGAGTTTGGAAAATATTTTGCTTTTAGGAGTTTGACCCATATTTGGTCTTTTTCAGTTACCAATCTACTGGCAAGTTTCGTGAGAAGAGCTATATTGAAATGATGGgggtttttaattcctaaacCACCTTGGGAAATTGGCTTGCATATACTTTTCCAAGCTTTTAtaaattctccttttctttttttccaatCTTTTTTCCACCAGAAATTTCTCTGAATCCGGTCGAGTTGATCAagtgtttcttttggcagagcaaGAACTTGCATTTGATAGGTTGGGTAAGATTGAAGGATAGGTTTTATCAAGACAGTCCTACCCGCTTGACATAACAGTTTTGATTTCCAACCTTGTAAAGTAAAATAATATCGTTGCAGTAGAGGCTCAAAATTGGCTTTTCGATTCTTATTAAAGAAGAGCGGGGTACCCCGTGTATCTATCGTTTTTGGTCATCAGCGGGACTTTAAATAATTTGCTATAATCTTCCCATGTTTCGGATGAATTCGTGGGCTGAAGTAGACACTGgatttttgaagattaaccatCTGGCCTGTGATGTTCCCAAATACTTGTAAGATTTCCAAAAGACTTTTCGCTTCCCCCAGATCCGCTTTTGTAAATAAAAAACAGTCATCCGCGAAAAATAAGTGGGATATATTGGGAGCATTTTTGTTGATTTGAAAtccagtgattttcttttcttcaatAGTTTTTTCCATGAGTCTAGATAGAATTTCCATGCATATTAGGAAAAGATACGGCGATgatggatcaccttgtcttaaaCCTCTCGAAGTGCTGAAAGTGGGTCCCGGGGAACCGTtgagaagaattgaaaaagaggttGTTGATATGCATTGAAAAATGAGGTTTGTCTAGTTTTCCGAGAAGCCAAAAGCTAAGAAGACTTTC
The nucleotide sequence above comes from Papaver somniferum cultivar HN1 chromosome 8, ASM357369v1, whole genome shotgun sequence. Encoded proteins:
- the LOC113304428 gene encoding uncharacterized protein LOC113304428, with protein sequence MYANIMRKYVKNPVRSFRVEENDTNKIRYFDNVSVNCGGLNGFNVVVHAAYQLPPIKKVSLTWFSDTDPFYIGNNEEFFETWDKAVVEDDGYIYLYMSVTHRKVPLSDECPSSSCVSVSKSLMMTPEKVQSISRLHIERDATPVSIDPSFFLTPKKRIIYSKLPKLLRRSPRMLKKSIAGSLGTVHGKNLFVNVDDVEVVDGEISLESRQAELEYENIQLTNIKEDMCHPIDDCRSPVADDAQMGIEVYTDFVNNYFGGLDSFDFIHPEQYK
- the LOC113302394 gene encoding uncharacterized protein LOC113302394 codes for the protein MEMRQQQQPGRRRSMEDHLCGLWTNEKHVNFLNWMEDSFVRTMLIDHRNNNYTYRNNDNNNNKNSDSRTHQLIPLDRFLPDSSESTRDLRRQHHNKITTTTKYSVVDADPDTATSAREDEEMTCLSLRPYDSSASSPNDQVVPQFGMIKAGGGVDDDDDDDDKMVEEEEEEEKKG